In Sphaeramia orbicularis chromosome 9, fSphaOr1.1, whole genome shotgun sequence, the sequence aaaaaaaaagactaaatacggaatataataaaaaatgttatcaaggcaaaaataGCAACAAAGAGAGAGCAATGATCATCCAACAAAataaagtaagaattataaccaaaaaaccccacaaaagacaaagggtgGGGGGTGCATCAGAACATAAGACCACCTGATAGAAAATGAGTGCAGATAAATCCAACATAACATTATTTATGTGACAAGGAACTGTAACAGAGTGATAAGTCTGGTCCAAAGAGCAGAAGAATCAGTACCTGAACCCATATTACAACCAGAACCACCAAAAGGGGTTTTTCACGCATGACCTGGAAACAGTTTCAAACTACTGAGTTTATGTACCATGAATCTATTATTTTTCACACTTCCTTGCCGCTACCCACccaaatttcatttaattttacccgtACCCAtgaaaattcctttttttttttcaacctccaTCCACATATTTTTGCAGGTTATCTGTCTGGTACCCGGTGCAGAACAATGCTGTTTTCCCTACTTTTAACCTCTTGATTCCCTTCACAATACCGCTGATGTTTCCCAGAAACAGCTGCACATGAACGTACCTCCTGTCTGGATTCTGAAGTTCAGCACCTCATCTCAATGAACTGCAAcaacccatttcttcttctcaactaaacctgaaggaaaaccatgaaaacttaaatccagttgcctttgtttattcCATGTACTTtggggcacacagcagtgacacttctaTGTGTCCTCGGCCACTGTTGGCATGGAAACCAGAAGAAGAGAAACACAAAGTCAGTTATTTCAAACCGTTTTTGGGTCATGTGTGAAAAACCTCAATTCACAAACATTTACTTCAATACATCTGTCCTTTAACGTCTGTTCACATCATTTTATGATAAAAACGTGGTGACAGAGACAAACGGCTGTAGATTAAAACACTCacatatgaacaaaaaggaaaacatcTGTCCCAGGATATGTGTTATAGTCAATGGGTTCAGAACCAGGACAGTATGGAGGTTCAATTATTTAGTATTGATTCAAACTAAACCATCAGTTTCACATTAATAATCATTCTATAGTTGAATCTTATTGAAAAAACCTGCAGGTCAGTGTCTGaataagatgaataaaaaaagacaaaatgactcATTTCATCTGATCAATAAAAACCAACATATTATAAATCATCTGAGTGTTTGTTCCATTCGACTCAGTTAAACAGGTTTTATTCATTTCACATCTACATGTATTAATATGACTGGTTTTggaaaaattaaaacacaatctatcgttcacattttcatttctctgtaaacaacagaaaaatctattggacagattttaatatcagtggtttTAGCACCACCAGCCTTTCCAACACTGAAATAAGGGTAGAGTTTCTCAGTGAAAGTGTCTCTGTGGGTGTAGATCTGAGTCTTAtcatcagtgttgtagaaggacACCTCCCCACTGTTATAGTCCAGTTCAACTCTGATCCTCTGTGGACTCGTCTGCACTGTCACAGTCTGACCAAGAACATTAGTGTATTTTCCACTGCAATGGCATAAACACCAGAATCCGTATTTTGGTGAAACATATCTCTCTCCCTTCCTGTCAGCTGACTCTTTAACCAAACCAATGTTCCATCCGGGATGGTCTCCCACCTCCACATCCCAGCTGTGTTTCCCTGAGGTGAAGCCCTCAGATCCATAAACATCAGGATATTTAGTGTTTCTCTCTGGATTATCAGGAACCTGCTGATAAGTGTCTCCATTTCTCACACTGGTCAGATCATCAGACAGATGAAGCCATCCATCTGCAGTGTTTGGGTCCAGGATGACAGGGCTGAAGTGGACCTTGTCCCTCATCTTGTCCCAGACTCTGAAGGACAGGTTGCCCAGGTGTTTGTCCACGTGGAGTTTCTCAGTGAAAGTGTCTCTGTAGGTGCAGATGTGAGTCTTATCATCAGCGTTGTTGAAGGACACCTCCCCCCTGTCATAGTCCCGTTCAACTCTGACCCTCTGTGGACTCGTCTTCACTTTCATTGTCTGACCAAGACCATTAGTGTATTTTCCACTGTTATGCTTTAAACACCAGATTCCATATTCTGGTGAAGCTAACAACTCTCCCTTCCTGTTAACTGACTCTTTAACCAAACCTAAAGTCCACCTCAGATGGTCTCCCACCTCCACGTCCCAGCTGTGTTTCCCTGAGGTGAAGCCCTCACATCCATGAACACTGGCATAGTGATTGTTTCTCTCTGGATTATCAGGAACCTGCTGATAAGTGTCTCCATTTCTCACACTGGTCAGATCATCAGACAGAAGAAGCCATCCATGTGCAGTGTTTGGGTCCAGGATGACGGGGCTGAAGTGGACCTTGTCCCTCATCTTGTCCCAGACTCTGAAGGACAGGTTGCCCAGG encodes:
- the LOC115425552 gene encoding nuclear factor 7, brain-like; protein product: MKHLKNQVLWTESQIRAEFNKLQQFLKEEEESRLAALREEEEQKRRSVIREMKRIEEQMSSVSDSICAVEEELQKASAPFLISCKDTQSRAQCSVSEPQLISGALIHVDKHLGNLSFRVWDKMRDKVHFSPVILDPNTAHGWLLLSDDLTSVRNGDTYQQVPDNPERNNHYASVHGCEGFTSGKHSWDVEVGDHLRWTLGLVKESVNRKGELLASPEYGIWCLKHNSGKYTNGLGQTMKVKTSPQRVRVERDYDRGEVSFNNADDKTHICTYRDTFTEKLHVDKHLGNLSFRVWDKMRDKVHFSPVILDPNTADGWLHLSDDLTSVRNGDTYQQVPDNPERNTKYPDVYGSEGFTSGKHSWDVEVGDHPGWNIGLVKESADRKGERYVSPKYGFWCLCHCSGKYTNVLGQTVTVQTSPQRIRVELDYNSGEVSFYNTDDKTQIYTHRDTFTEKLYPYFSVGKAGVAEDT